The Neovison vison isolate M4711 chromosome 5, ASM_NN_V1, whole genome shotgun sequence genome includes a region encoding these proteins:
- the ADORA2B gene encoding adenosine receptor A2b: MPLEAEDALYVALELAIAALSVAGNVLVCAAVGTSSALQTPTNYFLVSLAAADVAVGLFAIPFAITISLGFCTDFHSCLFLACFVLVLTQSSIFSLLAVAVDRYLAIRVPLRYKSLVTGTRARRVIAVLWVLAFGIGLTPFLGWNSKNTAANCTEPWDGATNVSCCLVRCLFENVVPMSYMVYFNFFGCVLPPLLIMLVIYIWIFLEACRQLQRTELMDHSRTIIQREIHAAKSLAMIVGIFALCWLPVHAINCVTFFQPAKSKAKPKWVMNTAILLSHANSVVNPIVYAYRNRDFRYTFHKIISRYILCQTDVLKSGNGQAGAQPALDVGL; encoded by the exons ATGCCGCTGGAGGCAGAGGACGCGCTGTACGTGGCTCTGGAGCTGGCCATCGCCGCGCTGTCGGTGGCTGGCAACGTGCTGGTGTGCGCCGCGGTGGGCACGTCGAGCGCGCTGCAGACGCCCACCAACTACTTCCTGGTGTCGCTGGCCGCGGCCGACGTGGCGGTGGGGCTGTTCGCCATCCCCTTTGCCATCACCATCAGCCTGGGCTTCTGCACCGACTTCCACAGCTGCCTCTTCCTCGCCTGCTTCGTGCTCGTGCTCACGCAGAGTTCCATCTTCAGTCTCTTGGCCGTGGCCGTCGACAGGTATCTGGCCATCCGCGTCCCGCTCAG ATATAAGAGTCTGGTCACTGGGACTCGAGCGAGAAGAGTCATCGCTGTCCTCTGGGTCCTCGCCTTTGGCATTGGACTAACCCCGTTCCTGGGGTGGAACAGTAAGAACACTGCCGCCAACTGCAcggagccctgggatggagccacaaaTGTAAGCTGTTGCCTCGTGCGGTGCCTGTTTGAGAACGTGGTCCCCATGAGCTACATGGTGTACTTCAACTTCTTCGGGTGCGTCCTGCCCCCGCTGCTCATCATGTTGGTGATCTACATCTGGATCTTCCTGGAGGCCTGCAGGCAGCTGCAGCGCACGGAGCTGATGGACCACTCCAGGACCATCATCCAGCGGGAGATCCACGCCGCCAAGTCCCTGGCCATGATCGTTGGGATCTTTGCTCTCTGCTGGCTGCCAGTACATGCCATCAACTGTGTCACCTTCTTTCAGCCAGCCAAGTCCAAGGCTAAGCCCAAGTGGGTAATGAACACGGCCATTCTCCTGTCACATGCCAACTCGGTGGTCAATCCCATTGTCTATGCCTATCGGAACCGGGACTTCCGCTACACTTTTCACAAAATCATCTCCAGGTACATTCTCTGCCAGACGGATGTCCTCAAGAGCGGGAATGGGCAGGCAGGGGCACAGCCAGCCCTTGATGTGGGCCTATGA